A genomic region of Zea mays cultivar B73 chromosome 6, Zm-B73-REFERENCE-NAM-5.0, whole genome shotgun sequence contains the following coding sequences:
- the LOC100286199 gene encoding membrane protein, translating into MTTSRRLADRKSAKFQKNITKRGSVPETTVKKSNDYPVGPIVLGFFIFVVIGSSLFQIIRTATSGGLA; encoded by the exons ATG ACTACTTCAAGGCGTCTTGCTGACAGGAAGAGTGCAAAGTTCCAGAAGAACATCACAAAGAGGGGTTCTGTGCCTGAGACCACGGTGAAAAAGAGCAATGACTACCCTGTTGGACCTATAGTTCTTGGATTCTTCATTTTTGTGGTCATTGGATCAT CCTTGTTCCAGATAATCAGGACAGCGACAAGCGGTGGGCTGGCCTGA